In Qipengyuania psychrotolerans, one DNA window encodes the following:
- a CDS encoding M10 family metallopeptidase C-terminal domain-containing protein, whose amino-acid sequence MRNFFDEFGAMNLGLTEQENGARYALAFSAHSHHDCNDDDHKHDQGGSVSNGSTTSSTTPIVVPPGDIAGDSTTAVTIAIGESVTSELETVGDTDWIRIELSAGDEITISLFGSGDNPVLDTYLRLYDANGVLVSLNDDGGAGYNSLLRFEAVADGTYYIEVDSYANQYTGQYTLEVTETVPLPVYDYDQIADQLTEGYWGGTARSYDITDGQITYDISALPADARYLAIEAMALWSDITGINFVSSPGSGEITFQDTEDGAFASSSRFGSTITGSTVNVSANWVATYGTTLSSYSFQTYVHEIGHALGLGHGGNYNGSADYSVDALYANDAWSTTVMSYFSQTENFYFQELGFNYAPVTSPMNGDVVAVLRLYGASTTTRTGDTTYGFNSTSNRDIHDASLFNNTAYTIVDSAGNDTLDYSGFSADQLIDLNAEVFMNIGGRVGNVMIGRGTVIENTISGIGSDVINGNNVGNLIRAGGGNDVVDGRDGNDWIYGGGGADTLIGGAGSDRIDGGGGQDVLYGGFNNDRLAGGSDADELFGQQGPDRLFGGGGSDTLHGGVGDDMLYGGHSGDIISGDDGNDIVFGGDGNDVIDGDDGDDTLKGSDGSDVIRGGSGDDILEGGFGIDQLFGGNDQDVLNGNNGNDQLTGGAGGDWFFFDIKGSNHVDEILDFGNGDDGILLDPEAFAAISGGQLAASAFVVGTSARDSTDRIIYDQATGNIYYDEDGSGGASKKIFAKVTPGTELTASDFFVGTVSDIPAANGMLGDAKPVDSLNTADMFTIA is encoded by the coding sequence ATGCGCAATTTTTTCGATGAATTCGGTGCTATGAATCTTGGCTTGACTGAACAAGAGAATGGCGCCCGCTACGCCTTAGCGTTCTCCGCACATTCGCATCATGATTGCAACGATGACGACCACAAGCACGATCAGGGCGGCTCCGTATCCAATGGGTCGACGACGAGCTCGACCACCCCGATCGTTGTACCGCCTGGCGACATTGCCGGTGATTCAACGACAGCGGTCACTATAGCAATCGGCGAATCAGTCACCAGCGAGCTCGAAACCGTTGGTGATACTGACTGGATCAGGATCGAGCTGTCGGCCGGCGACGAAATTACGATTTCGCTTTTTGGCTCTGGCGACAATCCGGTCTTGGATACATATCTCAGGCTGTATGATGCCAACGGCGTTTTGGTTTCGTTGAATGATGACGGCGGTGCCGGATACAACTCGCTACTGCGATTTGAGGCTGTTGCCGATGGCACATATTATATCGAGGTCGATAGTTACGCCAACCAGTACACGGGTCAGTACACGCTGGAAGTCACCGAGACTGTTCCTCTCCCGGTATACGACTACGACCAGATTGCTGATCAGCTAACCGAGGGTTATTGGGGCGGGACTGCTCGTTCGTACGACATCACTGACGGTCAGATCACCTACGACATCAGCGCTTTACCGGCCGACGCGCGGTATCTCGCAATCGAGGCAATGGCGCTTTGGTCTGATATCACGGGCATCAACTTTGTCTCGAGCCCAGGCTCCGGCGAAATTACCTTTCAGGATACCGAAGACGGGGCATTTGCATCGTCTTCGCGTTTCGGCTCGACCATCACAGGGTCCACGGTCAATGTTTCCGCCAACTGGGTCGCAACGTACGGCACCACGCTTAGCAGCTATTCCTTCCAGACATATGTGCATGAAATCGGGCATGCGCTGGGATTGGGACATGGCGGGAATTACAACGGTTCGGCCGATTATTCTGTCGATGCGCTTTACGCCAACGATGCCTGGTCGACGACTGTCATGTCGTACTTCAGCCAGACGGAGAATTTCTATTTTCAGGAACTAGGTTTCAATTACGCGCCGGTTACCAGCCCGATGAACGGCGATGTGGTCGCAGTGTTGAGGCTTTACGGCGCTTCGACGACCACACGTACAGGGGACACGACCTACGGTTTCAACAGTACCTCGAACCGCGACATTCATGATGCCTCACTGTTCAATAACACTGCTTATACGATCGTGGACAGCGCCGGAAACGATACATTGGACTACAGCGGATTCAGTGCCGATCAATTGATCGATCTGAATGCCGAGGTCTTCATGAATATCGGCGGTCGGGTTGGAAACGTCATGATCGGTCGCGGCACCGTGATAGAAAACACTATCAGCGGAATCGGCAGCGACGTCATCAATGGCAATAATGTCGGCAATTTGATTCGAGCGGGTGGCGGTAATGACGTCGTCGATGGACGCGACGGAAATGATTGGATCTACGGAGGAGGTGGGGCCGATACGCTGATCGGCGGTGCTGGTTCAGACCGGATTGATGGCGGTGGCGGGCAAGACGTCCTTTATGGCGGATTCAACAATGACCGCCTCGCCGGCGGAAGCGATGCCGACGAGTTATTTGGCCAGCAAGGTCCTGACCGTCTTTTTGGTGGCGGTGGTAGCGATACGCTTCACGGCGGTGTGGGTGATGACATGCTTTATGGCGGTCACAGCGGCGATATTATCTCAGGTGATGACGGCAATGATATCGTGTTCGGCGGCGATGGGAACGATGTCATCGACGGTGACGACGGGGATGACACGCTGAAAGGAAGTGACGGAAGCGACGTCATCCGGGGTGGATCTGGTGATGATATCCTCGAAGGCGGATTTGGTATTGATCAGTTGTTCGGCGGCAATGATCAGGATGTCCTGAATGGCAATAATGGGAATGATCAGCTTACCGGCGGCGCTGGGGGAGACTGGTTCTTTTTCGATATTAAGGGCTCCAATCACGTCGACGAAATTCTCGATTTCGGAAACGGCGATGACGGGATTCTGCTTGATCCTGAAGCCTTTGCCGCGATTTCGGGCGGTCAGCTCGCCGCCTCGGCTTTCGTTGTCGGGACAAGTGCGCGAGACTCAACCGATCGCATTATCTACGACCAGGCCACAGGGAATATCTACTACGATGAAGACGGTTCTGGCGGCGCGAGCAAGAAGATCTTCGCTAAGGTCACGCCGGGCACCGAACTCACTGCGAGCGACTTTTTCGTTGGAACGGTTTCGGATATCCCAGCAGCCAACGGCATGCTTGGTGATGCGAAGCCGGTAGATAGTCTCAATACAGCAGATATGTTCACCATAGCCTAG
- the cpdR gene encoding cell cycle two-component system response regulator CpdR, protein MNHSTSAQILLAEDDEAMRVYLERALLKAGYSVDSVDRGTAAIPYLEDGDYDLLLSDIVMPEMDGIELAQRCNEISPHTKVMFITGFAAVTLKASREQPHAKVLSKPFHLRDLVMEVERVLEDKISAQI, encoded by the coding sequence ATGAACCATTCCACTTCCGCCCAGATACTTCTTGCTGAAGATGATGAAGCGATGCGCGTGTACCTTGAGCGCGCTCTGCTCAAGGCCGGCTACAGCGTCGATTCAGTCGACCGCGGCACCGCTGCGATCCCCTATCTGGAGGACGGCGATTATGACCTGCTCCTGTCGGATATCGTCATGCCTGAAATGGATGGCATCGAATTGGCCCAGCGCTGCAACGAAATCAGTCCGCATACGAAAGTGATGTTCATCACCGGTTTCGCCGCCGTTACCCTCAAGGCGAGCCGCGAACAGCCGCACGCCAAAGTCCTTTCCAAGCCATTCCACCTGCGCGATCTCGTGATGGAAGTTGAGCGCGTTCTGGAAGACAAGATCAGCGCGCAGATTTAA
- a CDS encoding sugar transferase, with product MGVCQIPGKFHPMKNQARETPSSSRVSTEEGGSVAKPFDLLAAEFQKNAQAKRLFRSRVKIALVAGDLTILLASIYGWSLGYIPERLATSTAGLLAMAVIPIYFFVAYNQRAYRIADNTRPGVPIFAALSGLLASVGGVVLMIFLTKTTDISRVVTVASTATSAIGICTFRAYVSYIVGRNLPSGQFSTLCIYDGLPLKRATHATQIDAQAYGLSANASDPEMIAKLAQITKDFDHLLVHCPPNKRQKWISVMRSLSIPSEILLPELNDINPIGLRIRNAGVSGIITGGPLQLHERLLKRAFDLTIVVLALPFLLVLIFAIGIAIKLDSKGPVLFFQDRIGRDNRPFRIIKLRTMRVEQSDAHGAQSTQRDDPRTTKLGEFLRRTSLDEIPQLLNVLLGDMSLVGPRPHAKLSRAGERLFWEVDSAYWQRHSVKPGITGLAQVRGHRGNTFREEHLRARLGADLEYVANWSLLNDIKIILRTFRVLAHDNAF from the coding sequence ATGGGCGTCTGCCAAATTCCGGGTAAATTTCATCCGATGAAAAACCAAGCGAGAGAAACTCCGAGTTCATCACGGGTTTCGACGGAAGAAGGTGGTTCGGTCGCTAAACCTTTTGATCTTTTGGCTGCGGAATTTCAGAAAAATGCGCAAGCTAAGCGTCTATTCCGCAGCAGGGTAAAGATTGCCCTTGTCGCCGGCGACCTCACCATCCTGCTTGCGTCAATTTACGGATGGTCGCTGGGATACATCCCGGAACGGCTAGCCACATCCACGGCCGGGCTGCTTGCGATGGCCGTGATCCCGATCTATTTTTTCGTCGCCTATAATCAACGCGCATATCGGATTGCCGACAATACCCGCCCCGGCGTGCCAATATTTGCGGCACTATCGGGATTGCTGGCGTCAGTCGGCGGGGTTGTGCTGATGATCTTTCTGACCAAGACGACTGACATATCGCGTGTCGTCACAGTCGCATCGACGGCCACTTCGGCCATCGGGATATGCACTTTTCGAGCCTATGTTTCCTATATTGTTGGCCGCAATCTACCGTCAGGACAGTTTTCGACGCTGTGTATCTACGACGGTTTGCCGTTGAAGAGGGCGACACATGCCACCCAAATCGATGCTCAGGCATATGGCTTGTCAGCGAATGCTTCAGATCCCGAAATGATCGCCAAACTTGCTCAAATTACCAAGGATTTCGATCACCTTCTGGTTCACTGCCCGCCCAACAAAAGGCAGAAGTGGATTTCGGTCATGCGCTCTCTCAGCATACCGAGTGAGATCTTGCTGCCTGAACTCAACGACATCAATCCAATAGGTCTACGTATCCGTAATGCCGGCGTCAGCGGGATCATAACGGGAGGACCGCTGCAACTGCATGAACGCCTGCTAAAAAGGGCATTCGACCTGACAATCGTTGTGCTTGCCTTGCCATTTCTGCTGGTGCTAATCTTTGCCATCGGTATTGCCATCAAGCTCGATTCCAAGGGTCCAGTCTTGTTTTTCCAAGACAGGATCGGACGAGACAATCGGCCATTCCGGATCATTAAACTACGCACCATGCGTGTTGAGCAGTCCGACGCCCATGGCGCTCAATCGACGCAGCGTGACGATCCGCGAACCACCAAGTTGGGTGAGTTTCTTCGACGCACGAGCCTAGATGAAATACCCCAATTACTTAATGTGCTGCTCGGCGACATGAGCTTGGTAGGCCCTCGCCCCCACGCGAAGCTATCGAGAGCCGGTGAACGCCTGTTCTGGGAAGTCGATAGTGCCTATTGGCAACGGCACAGCGTGAAACCTGGGATCACAGGCCTCGCCCAAGTCAGAGGGCATCGAGGCAATACATTTCGTGAGGAGCACCTTCGAGCGCGGCTTGGTGCGGATCTGGAATATGTTGCAAACTGGTCCTTGCTCAATGATATCAAAATCATTCTGCGAACGTTCCGAGTTTTGGCGCACGACAACGCATTCTAA